The following proteins are co-located in the Trichormus variabilis 0441 genome:
- a CDS encoding Ycf51 family protein, with protein sequence MLTTAEFLKYTQWSGIATVVFAVLAILAFLFKWGIRFRLVGTTGFMLVLTAGLFGLSIVPLSRTVIPGAVKYTLVYDNGSNQAVISLSPKISPAEVEATLLQVASNLNSFGRSGGRNDDKVTIRARTLIHPEPGLTVPIYLGEVKRSLASREDTQISVEIYPEKFAQLPPTEA encoded by the coding sequence CAATGGTCTGGTATTGCCACTGTGGTATTTGCAGTTTTGGCAATATTAGCCTTCCTATTCAAATGGGGTATCCGCTTTCGGCTAGTGGGTACGACTGGCTTTATGTTGGTGCTAACTGCTGGTTTATTTGGACTTTCAATAGTTCCTTTGAGCCGTACTGTGATTCCTGGGGCTGTCAAATACACTCTAGTTTACGATAATGGCTCAAACCAAGCAGTAATCTCCCTATCTCCCAAAATTTCCCCTGCGGAAGTAGAAGCAACTTTATTACAAGTAGCCAGCAATCTCAATTCTTTTGGGCGTTCTGGTGGCAGGAATGATGACAAGGTGACAATTCGCGCTCGTACTCTGATTCACCCAGAACCAGGGCTAACAGTACCAATTTACCTTGGAGAAGTTAAGCGATCGCTCGCTAGTCGAGAAGATACTCAGATATCTGTGGAAATATATCCAGAGAAATTTGCCCAATTACCACCAACAGAAGCTTAA
- a CDS encoding iron-containing alcohol dehydrogenase family protein — MPNQLSNQTLSTQTASSLITLAVAPAKVIRGSNILQVAATEIAKLGSRPLIVAGNSTVAISQESLQPILEAQNLHVAQASYGADCAEASLKALRKAAKEHKADAIIGIGGGKALDTAKLVAHQLDLPVATIPTSAATCAAWTALSNVYSEDGAFLYDVALSRCPDLLILDYDLIQTAPQHTLVAGIGDAIAKWYEASVSSGHLEQTLIISAVQQARVLRDILFQKSAIALQQPGSEAWREVVDATVLLAGVIGGLGGAQCRTVAAHAVHNGLTHIAGHSSIHGEKVAYGILVQLRLEEMVQGNQLATASRQQLLKFYAEIGLPQKLGDLGLGNITLGELQTAAEIALTPQSDIHRLPFKVALEQLMAAMVSTTAPTDSRDSVHRVSTRGISDEVEE; from the coding sequence ATGCCTAATCAATTATCTAATCAAACCTTGTCTACTCAAACTGCTAGTTCATTAATCACCCTCGCGGTTGCCCCGGCAAAAGTAATCCGTGGCTCTAATATATTGCAGGTAGCCGCCACAGAAATTGCCAAGTTGGGCAGTCGTCCTTTAATTGTGGCAGGTAATAGCACCGTTGCTATCAGCCAAGAGAGTCTGCAACCAATTTTAGAAGCCCAGAATCTGCACGTTGCCCAAGCCTCCTACGGTGCAGATTGCGCGGAAGCTAGCTTAAAAGCCTTGAGGAAAGCAGCCAAAGAACATAAAGCCGATGCCATTATCGGCATTGGTGGGGGTAAAGCTTTAGATACAGCTAAGTTAGTTGCCCATCAGTTAGATTTACCTGTAGCCACAATTCCCACCTCAGCAGCTACCTGTGCCGCTTGGACGGCGCTATCCAATGTATATTCTGAAGACGGGGCGTTTCTTTACGATGTGGCTTTATCTCGCTGTCCCGATTTACTAATACTTGACTACGACTTGATTCAAACAGCACCACAACATACACTAGTGGCAGGGATTGGGGATGCGATCGCTAAATGGTACGAAGCTTCCGTTAGTAGTGGTCATCTAGAACAAACTTTAATTATCTCCGCAGTCCAACAAGCGCGAGTTTTACGTGATATTTTATTCCAAAAGTCGGCAATTGCCTTACAACAACCAGGCAGTGAAGCTTGGCGGGAAGTTGTTGATGCCACAGTTTTACTAGCTGGTGTCATCGGTGGACTAGGTGGGGCCCAGTGTCGTACAGTCGCTGCCCATGCAGTCCATAATGGTTTAACTCACATTGCCGGACACAGTAGCATCCACGGTGAAAAAGTCGCCTATGGAATTTTGGTGCAACTGCGTCTGGAAGAAATGGTGCAAGGCAATCAACTAGCCACCGCCTCACGACAGCAACTATTAAAGTTTTATGCAGAGATTGGCCTGCCACAAAAATTAGGAGACTTGGGGTTGGGTAATATTACCTTAGGCGAGTTGCAAACAGCCGCCGAAATCGCTTTAACACCTCAATCTGACATTCATCGCCTACCATTCAAAGTTGCGTTGGAACAGTTAATGGCAGCGATGGTTTCTACCACTGCACCAACAGATAGTAGAGACTCAGTTCATCGTGTCTCCACCAGGGGAATAAGTGACGAGGTTGAGGAATGA
- a CDS encoding aspartate aminotransferase has protein sequence MSFDWITPADRIQQLPPYVFARLDELKAKAREQGIDLIDLGMGNPDGATPQPVVDAAIQALQNPANHGYPPFEGTASFRRAITNWYNRRYGVVLDPDSEALPLLGSKEGLSHLAIAYVNPGDVVLVPSPAYPAHFRGPVIAGGTVHSLILKPENDWLIDLTAIPEEVARKAKILYFNYPSNPTGATAPREFFEEIVAFARKYEILLVHDLCYAELAFDGYQPTSLLEIPGAKDIGVEFHTLSKTYNMAGWRVGFVVGNRHVIQGLRTLKTNLDYGIFAALQTAAETALQLPDIYLHEVQQRYRTRRDFLIQGLGELGWDVPKTKATMYLWVKCPVGMGSTDFALNLLQQTGVVVTPGNAFGVAGEGYVRISLIADCDRLGEALGRIKQAGIRYRPEALVSTPE, from the coding sequence ATGAGTTTCGATTGGATTACGCCAGCAGATAGGATACAGCAACTACCACCTTATGTATTTGCCCGTCTTGACGAGCTGAAAGCTAAGGCACGGGAGCAAGGAATTGATTTAATAGATTTGGGGATGGGGAATCCTGATGGCGCGACACCACAACCAGTGGTAGATGCGGCTATTCAAGCTTTGCAAAATCCCGCCAACCACGGTTACCCCCCCTTTGAAGGTACAGCAAGTTTCCGCCGTGCCATTACTAACTGGTACAATCGCCGCTATGGAGTTGTCTTAGATCCCGATAGTGAAGCCTTACCCCTACTGGGTTCTAAAGAAGGATTATCTCATTTAGCGATCGCCTATGTGAACCCCGGCGATGTGGTGTTGGTTCCTTCCCCCGCCTACCCCGCCCATTTTCGTGGCCCGGTAATCGCTGGGGGTACAGTCCACAGCTTAATTCTTAAACCTGAGAATGACTGGTTAATTGATTTAACCGCCATTCCCGAAGAAGTAGCCAGAAAAGCCAAAATATTATACTTTAACTATCCCAGCAACCCCACAGGCGCGACTGCACCCCGTGAATTTTTCGAGGAAATTGTAGCATTTGCCCGCAAATACGAAATTCTCTTGGTGCATGATTTGTGTTATGCCGAGTTAGCCTTTGATGGTTATCAACCCACCAGCTTACTAGAAATTCCTGGGGCGAAAGATATCGGCGTGGAGTTCCACACCTTATCGAAAACCTACAATATGGCTGGTTGGCGTGTGGGTTTTGTTGTCGGGAATCGTCATGTCATTCAAGGCTTGCGAACACTCAAAACCAACCTGGACTATGGTATTTTCGCCGCCTTGCAAACAGCCGCCGAAACAGCCTTACAACTACCAGATATTTATCTGCACGAAGTACAACAACGCTACCGCACCAGGCGGGATTTTCTCATCCAAGGATTAGGCGAGTTGGGTTGGGATGTTCCCAAAACCAAAGCCACCATGTATCTGTGGGTGAAATGTCCTGTAGGTATGGGTTCGACAGATTTTGCTCTCAACTTGTTGCAGCAAACAGGCGTTGTCGTCACCCCTGGTAATGCCTTTGGGGTTGCCGGAGAGGGATATGTGCGGATAAGCTTAATTGCAGATTGCGATCGCTTAGGTGAAGCCTTAGGCCGAATTAAGCAAGCTGGCATCCGTTATCGTCCGGAAGCTCTCGTTTCTACGCCAGAATAG